In Microvenator marinus, one genomic interval encodes:
- the rpmA gene encoding 50S ribosomal protein L27: protein MAHKKGQGSSRNGRDSESKRLGVKKFGGQIVVAGNILVRQRGTKMKPGRNVGVGRDHTLFALIDGVVEFRDSRGKKEVSVVPVESAAE, encoded by the coding sequence ATGGCACATAAAAAAGGCCAAGGTAGTTCGCGAAACGGTCGCGATTCAGAAAGCAAACGACTCGGCGTCAAAAAGTTCGGCGGCCAAATCGTAGTGGCAGGAAACATCCTTGTGCGTCAGCGCGGCACCAAAATGAAGCCTGGACGCAATGTAGGTGTTGGCCGAGACCACACGCTTTTCGCTCTTATTGATGGCGTCGTTGAATTTCGCGATTCACGCGGCAAAAAAGAAGTCTCTGTTGTTCCGGTCGAAAGCGCCGCTGAATAA
- a CDS encoding TrmH family RNA methyltransferase, whose protein sequence is MTPFPFDEFVEIDGHFLNASEVVQALESLVQPRRKARIEKVIESRCFGIQPILESLADRGNMSAVLRTIEGLGMGAVHVVEARRKKLRMANRVSQGAEKWLEIQRWHSTEECVAAVKREGLQLVVTDLNASASIDDLDLSKPTALVFGNEKFGASELMREHADHTVILPMAGFSQSFNISVAAAISLHHLRLKRFGQTAGPGDLDDSQKVRLRAEYFRKSVGESDRILQELASRLAK, encoded by the coding sequence ATGACTCCATTCCCATTTGATGAATTCGTTGAAATAGATGGCCATTTCCTCAACGCGTCCGAGGTGGTCCAAGCTTTAGAGTCACTGGTTCAGCCGCGCAGAAAGGCTCGGATCGAAAAAGTCATCGAATCCAGATGCTTCGGCATACAGCCGATCCTCGAAAGCCTGGCCGATCGCGGCAATATGTCAGCGGTCTTAAGGACCATCGAAGGCCTGGGTATGGGCGCGGTTCACGTTGTCGAGGCACGCAGGAAAAAACTTCGGATGGCGAATCGCGTGTCCCAGGGCGCTGAAAAATGGCTCGAGATTCAGCGATGGCACTCCACCGAGGAATGCGTGGCCGCCGTTAAACGCGAAGGTCTTCAACTCGTTGTGACCGATCTCAACGCTTCGGCGTCGATCGACGATCTCGACCTCTCAAAACCCACCGCGCTCGTCTTCGGTAACGAAAAGTTCGGGGCCTCGGAGCTCATGCGCGAACACGCTGACCACACCGTAATCCTGCCTATGGCCGGGTTTTCTCAGAGTTTTAACATCTCGGTCGCCGCCGCGATCTCCCTGCACCATCTTCGACTCAAGCGATTTGGTCAGACTGCAGGCCCGGGCGATCTCGACGATTCCCAAAAAGTTCGCCTCCGAGCCGAGTATTTCCGCAAATCCGTGGGAGAATCAGACCGGATTCTCCAAGAACTGGCCTCGCGACTCGCCAAATGA
- the rplU gene encoding 50S ribosomal protein L21: protein MHAVIRTGGKQYRVKAGDELKIEKLEAEKGGEVVFDQVLAVGEGESLKIGTPLVGNASVKASVIANERGKKIIIFKKKRRKGYQVKRGHRQHYTRVRILEINA, encoded by the coding sequence ATGCACGCAGTGATCCGAACCGGCGGAAAGCAATACCGCGTTAAAGCTGGCGATGAGCTCAAAATTGAGAAGCTCGAAGCCGAAAAAGGTGGAGAGGTCGTATTCGACCAAGTTTTGGCTGTGGGTGAAGGTGAATCCCTGAAAATCGGGACACCTCTTGTCGGCAACGCCAGTGTAAAAGCAAGTGTGATTGCTAACGAGCGCGGAAAGAAGATCATCATCTTCAAAAAGAAGCGTCGCAAAGGCTATCAGGTTAAGCGTGGTCACCGTCAGCACTACACACGTGTTAGGATTCTTGAAATCAACGCCTAA